Proteins encoded within one genomic window of Companilactobacillus sp.:
- a CDS encoding ABC transporter permease: protein MANQPLWNQLVFYFTHNGMYLLEQFGRHFLISFYGVLLAAVVGIPLGIYMANHYHLGDFIISVANVIQTVPSLAMLSIIMLWLGLGVNTVIITIFLYSLLPILKNTYTGMKNVDPNTIDSARGMGMTSFQLLYMVKLPLAMSVIMSGIRTAMVVAIGNTAIGAFVGAGGLGDLIIRGTNATDGAPLILAGALPTAIMAIVTDLIIGLLQKHFEPTGYFKEDEE, encoded by the coding sequence ATGGCTAATCAACCCTTGTGGAACCAATTGGTCTTTTACTTCACCCATAATGGAATGTATTTATTGGAACAATTTGGACGCCACTTTTTAATTTCATTTTACGGTGTTTTGCTGGCCGCTGTTGTCGGTATACCACTTGGTATTTACATGGCAAATCACTACCACTTAGGCGACTTTATCATTAGTGTCGCAAACGTTATTCAAACTGTCCCATCCTTGGCCATGCTGTCGATCATCATGCTTTGGTTAGGATTAGGCGTGAATACGGTTATCATTACAATTTTCCTATATTCGTTGTTGCCTATTTTAAAAAACACTTACACCGGAATGAAAAACGTTGATCCCAATACTATCGACTCTGCTCGTGGTATGGGGATGACATCATTTCAATTGCTGTATATGGTCAAACTTCCATTAGCTATGTCAGTTATTATGTCTGGTATTAGAACCGCCATGGTGGTTGCCATCGGTAATACCGCTATCGGTGCCTTTGTTGGAGCGGGTGGTTTAGGTGATCTAATTATCCGTGGTACTAATGCAACTGATGGTGCCCCATTGATCTTGGCAGGTGCTTTGCCAACAGCAATCATGGCCATCGTTACTGATTTAATTATCGGCTTGTTGCAAAAGCATTTTGAACCAACCGGCTACTTTAAAGAAGACGAAGAATAA